The DNA window GTTTCAAACCTTAAATTTCGAACAAACAGATCCAAgaacacacacacaaaaaaaaaaaaaaaaacttaaaaaagaatttaacATACACAACCCAACCAACGCATACAGTTTTGGTTGCAAACACTTCAACAAAATATCTTAACAAGGTGTACACAATTGTATAAAACAACACTGAAACGCCCTTGAAGTTTATGAAACAAAATGACTCAAATTCATGAAAAGAATACAcacaaatttcaaattgattatttctTAGAACGTCTTAAAACCTATATCGCTGAATATGTTGAAGTGGTATGTGTCccaaatgaaaaatgtgTATCAAACAATACTAGTTGAGGGCTCTCATACTAACCTCGGTTAAGAGCTTACAAACACACGTTTCTTCTATACAAGAAAAGCAAAACACAGATAAGCTTTGCTTAAAATTAGAAGAACTTTCAAAAAGGATTGAGGAACAAGGGAGTGGGTACAGTGATGTGGTTCCTAGAatgattgaaattgatgtttaTATGATGCTTGCAAGAATACAGACTACAGACTACAATTTGTTCAATCAGCTAACAATTTACTTTAAAAGGCTAGTTAATTATACATTGCAGGAAGACTGTgtcaattattttcatcaaattggAGAAACTCTTGGATACTATTTGCATGGCTTTACCAAGTATCCTCTGTTAGTGGCATTTCAACTCCCATACCTTAACAGGCTAGTTGCAAACacaatcaaaatttgtAACAAATATCCAGTTATATTACAATTTTGGTTATTGCCCGAGTGTAATTCTAGTTTTGGAAATTTATTCCAATCATTGCCCAACAACAGTAGATTGCCATTGTATcagataataaaaaattttctaattGTTGACTCCCCTCTAGACCAAACAGAGAATGTCATTGAATTAATCTCCTTAACAAAAATGTCCCCTTGTCTAGACGAATGGTTTTCACAAAATAAAGATTTGGCGTATTTACTAAGTAATAAATGCTCCACTATTATTGTTCAAATGGAGAATTTAGATCCCAGGTTTCATAATGTTACTGAATTTGCAAAGTATTTCAAAATGTTTTGTctaattgttgaaaactGTACACCTACTATTGCACATCTGtattacaaaatttttgaaacacaaattttgaatgtTGTTCTACTGAATAAGACAGGTCATAATcagtttgttttttcagttttacAAACTATTGCTGACATAACTACCACCAACAAAACTATCCTAAGAGTTTTCGATAATGAATATTTCACAAACTGGATTagatttatatttgaagAGAGGGAAAATTTAcgaaatttgtttattttacTAAATGCTTTATTCAGTAAACATGAAGATATATTGGTGAAATTAGTCACTACAAAAAGTAAACCCGAGGATGAAGCctattcaattgaagagCTTCGTTTAAAGGCAATGAAAATCTGCAAAGGTGGTACAACAGCAATAAGTTCTTTTATGGTCACCACACTAAAGTATCAATTCAAAGACATGGAAATGTATTCAATCAACACCAGTGCACCTATCATAAAAGGCTATTTACAGGTGTTACCGGAGTATTTCCAAAACACTCCTGCTATGAATGAAGCATTGAACACGATATCCTCCATTTTGATGCTTAAGCTTAATTTTCTTGATAGTAAATATACCCAAATTGTGATTGAATTTCTATTTGAATCATACTTTAATTTGAGACTTTTATTAGAAGACTACATGCTATATCGGTTTGATTctattgaattaaaaaacCACCAAATCTATCAAGATTGTTTCAAACAGTACCACAAAAGTTCAGAGCCGCAATTGAATGATGACAATACCAT is part of the Candida dubliniensis CD36 chromosome R, complete sequence genome and encodes:
- a CDS encoding conserved hypothetical protein (possibly Candida-specific), coding for MIEIDVYMMLARIQTTDYNLFNQLTIYFKRLVNYTLQEDCVNYFHQIGETLGYYLHGFTKYPSLVAFQLPYLNRLVANTIKICNKYPVILQFWLLPECNSSFGNLFQSLPNNSRLPLYQIIKNFLIVDSPLDQTENVIELISLTKMSPCLDEWFSQNKDLAYLLSNKCSTIIVQMENLDPRFHNVTEFAKYFKMFCLIVENCTPTIAHSYYKIFETQILNVVLSNKTGHNQFVFSVLQTIADITTTNKTILRVFDNEYFTNWIRFIFEERENLRNLFILLNALFSKHEDILVKLVTTKSKPEDEAYSIEELRLKAMKICKGGTTAISSFMVTTLKYQFKDMEMYSINTSAPIIKGYLQVLPEYFQNTPAMNEALNTISSILMLKLNFLDSKYTQIVIEFLFESYFNLRLLLEDYMLYRFDSIELKNHQIYQDCFKQYHKSSEPQLNDDNTINNTLKDINYLMLEQNLQLFETFTIQLYVYCKLKHIAHNWAMEIPDYSVLLLR